The sequence CCAAATTCCCACTCAGCGGCTGCAAACGGGGAAGTCTGGGCTCAGGGTCTGGCCAAGCAGCCGGGAATTTGGGGCTCCGTGAAGGGTCGTGGcaccaaagctgctgcagcccaggcgggggcagagcaggggcagaggggaggccggggggctgcagggaggggaggcaCAGCACAGCCGGGGCTgtgagcccccaggagcccagcctCGGGCCGTGCCCATGGCCACGGGCACTGCGGGGGCAGCCACAAAGGGCACGGGTTGTGCCAAGATGCAGGGGATCAGATCACCCTTCCCTTTTCACTCTGACAGCGCATTTGCTCCTATTGTCTCCTGCTACCCGGGTTGTTGTTATGAAATCTCTTTATCTGCATAAGGTTATTGTGcatgtcattaaaaaaaagaagttatatTGATAAATGTCAAATCTATCCCCTGAGTTGGCTCAACAATAGCTAGTTCTACTCGATGAACTCACCTGGTTCTCTGAAAGACCCTATTCACTGTTTAATTGAATATTTGAATAATCTTTTCATTCCTGCAAGGAATAAAGAATGTTGTCCAAATAACATTGACTCACTTCATTTAGAGACACTGCAGCAGTTGCAAAGACTGTCCTGTGACAAAGCCTCCCATCACACATACAGATATGCCTGGGATTATTTCTATGCCCTCAAGTGTTCTTCCTATTCACAGCTCCTTTTGTTTGGGAGAAGCTGCTGATAAATTGCAAACGCTTAAGGGAATGTGGGCTATAAAAGCctctcttcctcccctccccaagAGTAGCTGCTTCATGAATGTAAGTCATGAAATCGAATGATAGGTCAATCCATTAAGGCTCTATTAAGCCCTTCTGTAGAACAAAGCTAACCTGTGCCGTCCTCATAAATATTGCTATTTTGAGAAGCcctaattttaattaaatctcTTTACCTGCTCAGGAGAGAAATCTATTTAGAACTCAAATGGCAGCTCTTGTGAACAGGGCTTGGCTTTGACTGTGCTGTGGCAGAGTGGTAAATGTGGAAATTCTCTTGTTAAAGGCAATTACATCCTGCACATAATACACAATCCCGTCCTCTACAGCTGAGCCTACGAGGGGCAAATTACTCCAAGTGAGCTCTGCAATATGGAGAGAAAAAGTTGCATTTGGGGCAAAACGATGTGTGGGAAAACACAGCTCTTGGATTCCACGCGCTCCCTGGAAGCCGCTGCTCTGGGGAAGCCATCGGGGGGACACCGCTCTGCTCgctgtgccgtgccgtgccgtgccgtgccaggACACGGGGACCGGGCAGCAGCGGGCGCTGGGCCcgcggggcagcagccggggaAGGTCCCGGCTCGGGGTGCGGCCCCCCCGGCTCGCTCATTTCCCAGCCCGGGCACTGTTTGTGCCGCGCTTATCGCTGCTTCAGCCGCGAGTTATCGCCTCGCGTCTCTGCCTTGCTAAACAGCCCCGGAGCAAGGGAAAGCTGAGGGAGGAGATGTGCAGGTGCAGACGGGACAGCAGCGCGGCTCCCACCGCTGGTCCCTGCACGGGACCCCGCGGGGGAAGAAGGGcaagcacagagccaagggaccgggacagggacagggatggggatggggacagggatggggatggggacggggATGGGGATGTTGATGGGGATGGACACAGGTCTGCCACGGACGGGCTCTTCATGCCATCCCCAGCGCTCGGCTGACGGGGGATCCCGGGCAGGAGCGGGCTGTGCCGCCCCAGGCGCGTTtcgggctctggcagcagcgcCCGCGGCTCCGGGGTTATTTTGTCTGGGCGAGGTGGGAGGCGTGAGCTGAGCCCGACGGCCGGCTCGGGCCGGGTTCAGCTAATCGGGGGCGCGGAGCCGAGCCCAGCGGCCCCGGGCAGTCTGACGCAAACCCGCAGATAGGGCCGGCCCGCCGTGTCAACATGCGTGTTTTCCCGAGCTCTATCAGCGCTTGTGTCCCTGCCCGCTGCCATGGGCCAGGCACCAAACAGGCCAGGCGGGGTGACAGagtccctgcagctggagccGAGCCCGGCCGCAGGGGACACTGCTGTGTCCCGGGACAAGAAGGGGACAGGCAGGTGCTGTCGCTCGTGGCTCCTCGCCCAAAGCCCCGTTGTCGCACAGCCGGACCGGGCTGGGTGTGTCCCCAGCCGTGCCCCCGCAGCCGCTGCCCTCGCCCCAGAGCCCCCCGGCTGCACTCACCGAGGCTGAAGAGGATGAGGAACTTGAGGCAGACGAACTCGTGCCGGTCCACCTGGAGCGAGTGCAAGTGCAGGACGAGCTCCTGCGCCCGCAGCACCAGCGTGTGGAGGATGGAGCCGGCCTGGGCTGCGATGGCAGACATGTCCACCTGCCAGCACAGCGTGCCATCAGCTTTggcaccccagcacagcctgctgcaGGGCTCCTCGCCTGGGCCGGGAGCTGGGTCCAGCCCCGGGCACTGGCTGAGGAGTAGGGGTGTCAAAAAAAGGCTGATGGGTGAAATGGGAGCACCATCTAAAACGGGGGCTGGAACTGTAGGCACCACATCTCCAAAAGCCACCTCCTCCCatcccactgctgacagcacaggtggggctgctggtcTTCCTTAAGAAACATTATTCTCCAGATCCAGGAGCTGTGTGGCgggatgggacaggatgggacaggatgggacaggatgggactggatgggacaggatgggaccTTCTGCACAAGCAGACCCAGAGTGTCACAACACCACCTGCCTGCCCTATGCCAAGTTGGCCACACTGgcacaaaagaaagaaagaagtgaCCCCATTCCCCCATGCAGCCCCTGCCCGTCCCCACTGCCCCTCCACAGCACCACCACAGTGCCAGGGGCTGTTTCTCACCTCCTGGCCAGTGACCAGCAGCACGCTGTGCTCCTTGCCGTGCTGCAGCTGCCGGTAGATGTGGTCAAACACCAGCAGCTCGCTCCAGCAGTTCTGCAGCAGCTTCATCTGGTCACCCACCTGAAAGAGAGCGGGAACACAGGGCTGACACCCACCGTGCTGCAGTGCACAGCACCCACCCTGTGCTGGCAGGCATCCCATGGGAGGGGGCATCCCCTGGGGTGGGCAtggagagctggagctgcagcccagaaagGGGGACCCCGGGCAGGTGGCTTTGCAGAGCTGGCTTCAAAGCAGCTCAACATGTTTCAGTGGCACTTGCTGGCTCTTATCAGCACGGGTCTTCCCCCAGCAGGCACAACCTCCTCAAATCACAGAGAAATTTTAACAAAATGCCTGCGGGAGGGACACGCGGTGGCTGCACAAAGGGCCTGTGTGTCCAGACAGCCCCTCTGGATACTTTAAAACGAAAGAAGACAGTGCCCATCCCACTCCCTGGCCAGGAGGGCAGGCTGGGGGGCAGCAGGGCGTGGGGGAGCTGCCAGGCGTGGGACATcgctgtgccctgcagctgccagcccagccctgcccacgcACCAACGCACGCACTGGTGACCACGTGCACATGTGCCGCTGTGTGTGTGCCCCGAGGAGCACCTGGGACTGTCCCTGAGAGGGACACCGCCTGGAAGGGTCCCCAAAGTCTCACAGGGCACTgggactgcaggagcagcagtgatggTGGGGTGAGctgccagagccagcagctgcatTTGGAAGAACTAAAAGCCCCGGAGGTGAGGCAGGATGCAGGGCACGCTGCCTTCCCCGCTGTCCTGCCAAGAAACACCACGGGTCACCAGCTTCATCCCCTCAGCACTGCCCTCCACTGagccccagctccttcccacgaagagctgagctcctgccctgcctgggctcccCTCGGCTGCGGGGCCAGAGGAGGGAAAGGGTTGGGATGACAGCACTGCCTCCACCACCGCCCCAGGAGCAGATCCAGTGCCAGCAGCCGAGCTCTGCAGGCCATTGTGCTCCCCGTTAATAGAGGGAAGACAGATGCAGCATCACAGGGCTGGATAATGCCCTCGTTCTGCTGAAGAGGCTGCAATAAACCCGTGCTGGGAGATTGCAAAAGGAATAGAAGCCAGATGAGAAAGAGCTTTATGGTCTCAGAGCCGGCGCTCCCCGCGAGCCGCTGGGTTTGTCTCTGGAGGGTGGTGGGAGGCCAGAGCTGGGcatggggcagggcagggaacgaggtggggtgggaaggcagtgatggtggctgggctgtggcactgctcctgcccacctgtggggctgtgggcactgtgactgggctgtggcactgtgactgggctgtgggcacccctcctgcccacctgcAGGACCACCCCTCATCCCCCAGCCAGTGCAGCAGCTGCCGTTCATGGCCCAGCACTTCAGGGCATGAGACTCCTGGTCAGCTGCTGGACCAAACCCTGGGGAAGAGCTCATTGTGCACTGAAGTAAAATGGAGATTTTTGCAGCCCTGGTGCCCCCTGCCAGGAGGCCAGTGACCGGCTGTGGTGtggccagcccaggcagggacagggggccAGCccgagcagggacagggggccAGCCCGAGCAGGGACATGGGGCcagcctgagcagggacagggggccagtctgagcagggacagggggccagtctgagcagggacatgggGCCAGtctgagcagggacatgggGCCAGCccgagcagggacagggggccAGCCCAGCTGCCGACCCCGGCCGGTGCCGAGCGCCTCCGCTCTGGCTCAGTCAGGGCGTTGTTTTGGAAGTTCTTTCCTGTGCCTCATTCCTGAGCGGGATGAGCTCCAGAAGAGACAGACAGAAGGTTTTGCCttgaaaacagtttttaaaaaattaggtTTTCCAAAGGAAGCGCCTCAACAATTTTGaaatcttattttcttcctttaaaaattgcCAATCAGCTTCTCCCACACTCTGAGGGGTGTtgtgtccctccctgcagcccctcagcagcACATTTCACCCTCCgtgcctgctgcagggctgttccttTGCCAGCACGCTCCGAGGGCCGCGGTGCTTCCTGGGAACGTCGCAGTGCACCAGAGCCACATGGCCATGGCACGGGGGAATGTGCTGGGGACACGATGGGGTGGCCTGGGGGCTCCATGGGCCAGTCAGAGCTGGCTGGGGTCCTGGAGTTGTCCCCAGCACCAAGCAGGGTGTCCCGTGGCCGGGCTGGGTGGCAGGGGCAgcccccagggctctgctctggcactgagctcagggggctgcagggggctcgagctgggggtcctgggtgcACCCcgccctggcagggcctggaggagcagggggCTGCTAATGGAGGGCACTCAGAGGCAATCAATCCtcccagccaggcagcagcacacacgCTCGCCGCCGTTAAAAGTTAAGCAAAGGATCTTCCTCTTTTAATGTCAAggcttttcctctgagtgcTTTATCAAAGGCCTGATGCAAGCTGTCTTTGAGAGGCAATCCTTATCTTTTTTTTGAAGCGAGCATTTAACCCATTGACAAAACATGTGGTGAAACCCTCCCCACCCTGGAAGAGCAATCCCTGATGGGCTGCAACCCACAGAAAATGCAGTTCTCTGTGGGAAAGGGGAGGCAGGGCATGCAGAGGCAGGGATGGCGCTGCCCAGGAACGGGAATGCAGGACCTGCATGTAATTTTAAATCTTCTGAAACCTTCCCCGTGGGTTCACAGGGTGAGGGAGCCCCTGCAAGTGTTGGGGCTCCCCACCATGCCCAGGCCATACAGGGATGGCACAGTCCCACAGTGCTCActgctccctgcacagctggtccagggcagccccagcctgggtaCCACTGCCTTGGGAAGGAAAATGACCCACCAGGAGCCCTTCTTTGGCAGGAAGCCCTGAGCTGGTGCCAGGACATCCATGCCCAGCCACAGGCCCAAGCAGCAGTAGGAttcccccagcctgtccccaccaCGCAGGTGCCCTCCGAGCCTCCTCCCAGATCTCAGGTGCAGGATTTGCCCCACAGCCCTCTGGCAGGTGTGTGGCACACGCCAGCATcccgagcagccccagcagtccCTGAGGGCAAGCAGGACCCATCACCTTGGCTACTGAGAAGTGTGAAAGTGGATTGGTGTCCACCAGCCACCCGCAATGGAACACCCACACCCGCCCGAGGTGTTCATGGGCAGTGCAGTCCCCACCACCACGGGGTGCATCTTAGAGCAAACAACATCAACACCAGCGTGGCTGGGCCAGgatcccctctccctgctggcccccaggctgctgcagccctgcctgtgtggcaccacggctctgcaggcagggctgtgctgcccggggtgccacaggcagggcagtgtcacattTCCCCCAGTGCATGGGATGCTAAACATTGCTGCAGCATCCACCACCAGAAGGAGATTTTAAATCTGCCAAAAGAGCTCTGGCCATTGGCCAAGAGATGGGGTCAAGATGACCCACATGTTAAAGGCAGAGGAGCAATTGACTGCAAATAGGCTTTGTCGTGGCTCTGGGATCTCTAAGCACagctgagggagagcagccccTCAGACAGACCCAGTGACCACGGGGACCCCTGGGTCTGTGGGAACAGTGCTGCCCTCAGCGTGccccccatccctggagcttgcctgtgggtgcagggTGGTTTGCCCCAGGCCCTTGGCACAGAAGGGCTGAGGAAGGGGTCGGCACCATCCCACCACCCTGCGGCTGCACCGTGCAGGGACCCACTGcacacccagcccagcctggccttcgGGCTGAAACCGTGGCCATTTGTTTAACATTCCTGGCTGCTCATCCCAATCTAAAGGTCACTGCAACCCCGTGTTCACGATATTGATATGTAGGTATGGCAGTGACACCTATATAAACCAGGCTGTGCAAGACACGTGTGCATAAACCTCACCAAAAGCAGACACAATGTGAGCGTGCAAAAGCGCCCGCGTGCGTGCACACCCCTCTGTCTGTCTCTCCATATAcatataaaaaaattacatctgAAAGGACAAAGTTGCCTGAGACTCACAACCCAACAAAATATATTTCACCCCCGGCctatatttttcttcctgaaaagaTGCTGCAAATCTTCCCTCAGTCCTGACACATCTCATCTCGACTCAGTTAAAGTTCGTATTTATGGGCGTCAGCGCTGACCTCTCCCACCtccgcccgccggccccgcgccgcgGCTGCCTGCCCGGCCCTCGATAAACAAGCgggcccccaaatccccctctgCCGAGCAGCGTTATTAGTCTTGCCTCCGAAGGCCAGCGCAGTCCGTAATTCTCCCCCTGGTGACACGAGATGAGCGCCGCGACATCAGTCTCCCGGCGGATTGGCATGGGGACCCTCGTTTGTCAGTGGCAGACTGACAGAATTACTGGCCCTTAAATGAAACGATATATCTGGGAAGTTAAATCTGTTTTCAATCTGACTGCCCCGCGCCTGCGGGCGGACGTGGCGTGTGAGCCGATGTCAAGAGGCCATTAGCCCGTGGCCcccctccttccctgggagcagcGCTGGAGCCAGGGGGGCTCTCCCCGgtgtcacccagcccagccaccCCGCCAGCAGTGTGGAGACAGCAAAGCACCCGTTCTGGCCCTTGGCAGATTGCTAggggggaatgggaatgggaatgggcatgggaatgggaatgggaatgggaatgggaatgggaatgggaatgggaacgggaatgggaatgggagtgggaaCAAGACTGGCCAGCTCCAGGGGAAACTGCTCACACTCTCCCTGGGCAGGCACCAAAGGCTCGTCCTAAGCAGACGTGAGCCAGCAGTTCCCCATACTCCTGAAGATTtgctccttcctctccaggctcCCCGTGAGGccccagggagaagccaggGCTCTGCTAACAGCCCTGTGGAAGGAGCGTGGCAGTGCTGGACAAGGCAGGGCAATCTGTGATGGGGCAATTGTCACACCTCCCCTTCTcacctgcctgctcctcctcccatgtgccagcctggcacgATGCCCTGGAGTGGTGCCCCAGCACGGTGCCTTTCCAGCCTGCATCCCTGCACTGGCCTCAGCCTTCCCTGCCGGGCTGGGGACCCTCACCTTcccaggggagggagagggctgctggcagccctgccctgaggaGCCCCGGGCCCCCGGTGCCATCGATCCTGGAGATTGCGGCGTTGCTCGGCGCTGCCTTTAGGGCAGAGCCATAAACCCTCGCTAGCAGGAGTTCATTTACCGCCCCAGCGGCCGTTCCCGTTTATGTGcccggcagcagcaggaatggggATTCCAGTCCCCAGACCCGCTCCTGCTtccccctggctgctctcccatgcctgaggaaaagcctctggcctgggcagggagggtgggagtgtggggtgggcagggcagccccaggcaggggcaCCGAGGACAGCAGGCACTCTGCCCTGTGCGGGGGCTCGGAGCTGCCCggggctctgtgcccaggaGGGAGCCAAGGATGGCCATGCCTCGTTCTCCCTCTCCCACTGGAGCCAGGTGGGCTGTgggtcctgcagcccccagccctgggagatGCTGGGAATGCACCCCACAATCACCACGTGGACAAGGGAAAAACCTGACCCCAGGCTGGCAGCGAGGGATGTGGGCACGTGCTGAGCAGCAAacctctgctctgagcacagCATGGCAcgtgccctgctcccagcaggacgCTGGtagctgtgcccaggtgaggcCTGTGGCACTGCCATCCCCCCCAGAGTCCCACGGCAGGAGGAGCACACGCCAGCACCGATTCACACAGGAACAGCCTATTTTGGTGGCACAATCACGCTGACAATGGAGCTACAAGGCTACACAGCTATACAGCTGGGAACTGAATTTACACTGTTTACAATATCTCCTGCAAAACAACAACCACCCTGTTCCCAAAATCCAGGCTGGACACTGATATGATTGAAACAAGCCCAACCCACCCCCACAATGCCGTTTCCTGACACTGTTCTGAACGATGGGGGCTATTTTGAGCCACAAGGCTCGGCCACACTCAGCCCCATGGCACCCATGGCACAGGGAAGAGCCTGGTCCTGTCCTACAGCACAGTCCCACTGGAAGAAGGTGATTTTGGCCAGAGCCAGGCAGCACAATCTCATGCTGGAAACACGAGAAAGCACCTGAGTCTCATCACAGCTGCCCCAGGATGTTGCTCTCTGGGTTTTGGCCATGTTGCAAAATTTTCTCTCCTATTTTTGCACCAGTTTGGGTCAGCCCAGAACACGAACAGAAAATTTCTGAAAACTTGGCAAGGTGTGCAGGATGGCAGaatctgctccagccctgctcagcctcccCTGGCCGCAGTAAATGTTCAGGGCCATTTGCTGGAGGGGATGTCTTGGCAGGATGGAGGTCAGCTCCGTGTCCCCCAGGCGGGCACACCCgtgggctgctggcagcagacagggctctggagcaggctcgggctgcccctgctgcctggtGCTAATAGGACCCACCTGACCACATCGATTTTCCTCCTAAAGGCAGGGGAGAGAATTGTCTCAACTATAATTCCTCAACGTTACATTTTTCAATTATGTCTCGAGCTTGACACCACAGTCACTCTGCCGGCGATTGCCTCAACACCTGCCCCCGCCGTGATGAATCTGAAACCATTAGCCCCCCACGGCACTGGGGATGCTCCGGCAGCGCAGCCGGGCCTggcccctccagccctgcaggagctgggagcaggacagGCACGTGGCAGCAGGtctgcagtgccagccccagccttgTGCCCACGGTGTTTCCCCATCCTCACAACGTTTCACCCTCGatcctgcccacagccacgtCCCATCCTCACACCACAGCAACCCCAATCCTGCCCGTCCCCCATTGTCCCCCCAGAGCAGCGCCCATCCCTCTGGCAGGTCCTACCTCCAGCTCCTTGAAGAAGATGCAGCTCCGTGCCCACTCCACGATGGAGAAGAGGGTCTGGTCGGCCATCTTGCACATGAGGCCGAAGGTGCTGAGCTTCTCGTGCCGGCctttgccctgctcctgctgcaggcaggacaggaTCCGCGCCTTCACCTGGGCCTCGTcgggctccagctgcagcagcttcagGATGACCTCGGGGATGTCGGGgggcgagctgctggggtagGTCTCTGGGTACACATAGGCAGGCACGGCCTCGTGGGCGTTTGAGTAGTGGTCGGGGTACTCGGACTTGATGGTGcggctggggaaggaggggtAGTGGTAGCCGGGCAGCGGCGCGTGGCCGGGCACGGCCATGCCCAGCGAGGGCGTCCCGTAGGGGCTGCGCTCGTAATCCACGGGCGTCAGGGCGGCCGGGTTGGGCGGCAGGGTCTTGGACATGGCGTGGATGCTGTGGATGGTGGAGGACAGGCTGTAGTCGCTCTGCACCGGGGACATGATCTGAGGCACGGTCTCCAGCTTGAAGCCGTTGGCTCGGATCAGagctttcttctgctgctttaAGGCACGGTCCCGCTTGTACATGGGTCCAAACTTGTTCCTCCCTCCTCGCATCCGGTCTGCacggacagctggggacagacagAGGGCAGAGACTGCACTGAACCCACATGGAGAGAGACCAGGGCTTCCATAGGACACAGAGGAAATGCTGGGGGACATGACTTAGTGACAAAAAGGGTTTGGGGGGCAAACCTTCCCAGAAAGCAGTCATTGTCAACCTCAGAGCCTCTGGGGACTGCAGGAAAGGAAGAGACCTTTGGCTTTCACTACAAAAcaagctgggggaaaaaatctttCATTCCCTGTGAGTTGAGGGGACAGCCCTTGAAGACCGAGCAGAGGGGGGGATTTCACACTCTAGTTTTAACAACCTGTGTCACTGGACCAGCCCTGGGATTTCtttgtccctgcagagccccctCAGGACCCTGGCTCCCTCCATCCAGGCTGGATGTGCTACTCCTCAGCAGATCTCTGCCCCTTTGTAGggcagcacggctggcaggTCTCAGTGGATGTGTTTCA is a genomic window of Passer domesticus isolate bPasDom1 chromosome 18, bPasDom1.hap1, whole genome shotgun sequence containing:
- the NR5A1 gene encoding steroidogenic factor 1; its protein translation is MDYSYDEDLDELCPVCGDKVSGYHYGLLTCESCKGFFKRTVQNNKHYTCTESQSCKIDKTQRKRCPYCRFQKCLTVGMRLEAVRADRMRGGRNKFGPMYKRDRALKQQKKALIRANGFKLETVPQIMSPVQSDYSLSSTIHSIHAMSKTLPPNPAALTPVDYERSPYGTPSLGMAVPGHAPLPGYHYPSFPSRTIKSEYPDHYSNAHEAVPAYVYPETYPSSSPPDIPEVILKLLQLEPDEAQVKARILSCLQQEQGKGRHEKLSTFGLMCKMADQTLFSIVEWARSCIFFKELEVGDQMKLLQNCWSELLVFDHIYRQLQHGKEHSVLLVTGQEVDMSAIAAQAGSILHTLVLRAQELVLHLHSLQVDRHEFVCLKFLILFSLDVKYLENHPLAKDAQEKANAALLEYTVCHYPHSTDKFRQLLLWLAEVRALSLQAEEYLYHKHLSGEVPCNNLLIEMLHAKRT